The Opitutus sp. ER46 genome has a window encoding:
- a CDS encoding TIM-barrel domain-containing protein, with the protein MRLHPRPLSAALPVRLVLLLAALALAATASAAEPAAAPRRRPIDRTIDRSHPRFAGKPPLVPRWAFEPWVWEDNGNTRQSTEQLVDGYLARDIPTGVVIVDSPWTTAYNNFVWDPKRYPDPAAMSRGLHAKGVRLILWQAGMLNRVAEDGLAPDPDFDRALALGYVVNGGQEYKWWKGIGRHVDFTNPAACAWWTQRMAQAAQVGVDGWKADQGEGALPDIVETSRGPLPHKIFKLAYYHAIREAALRLNRDAVVLARPFSHQGGWAAAIADCSVGWGGDFSGDWAGLQLQLDNMYLSAAAGYGVLAVEVGGFYRAKSTKRELIRYAQFGALMPVMCNGGANGGLAEHLPWFHDEETVRIYRRFATLHHELGDYLFSCAVDAHLHGGSVVQTPDIARRQHRLGPDLQVGVVADATDRASVTLPADGGPWIDWWRQTEIHPAGATIASVVPLDQCPLYVRAGAVLPMTVTSDLMGNGDAASRGRRTLVCFPHGKSERRLHLPTGAGIDYEDVTVAMDASAGTLTLRSPSRQPWRLRVKCLAAPQEVRGATTWAYDPRGQWLTADVDAADVQLSLRQFSLREN; encoded by the coding sequence GTGCGCCTTCACCCCCGGCCGTTGTCCGCCGCGCTCCCGGTGCGGCTCGTCCTCCTCCTCGCCGCGCTCGCGCTCGCAGCCACAGCGTCCGCCGCCGAGCCGGCTGCCGCACCGCGCCGCCGGCCGATCGACCGCACCATCGATCGCTCCCACCCGCGGTTCGCCGGCAAGCCTCCCCTCGTTCCGCGCTGGGCCTTCGAGCCCTGGGTGTGGGAGGACAACGGGAATACCCGGCAATCCACCGAGCAACTCGTCGACGGCTACCTCGCGCGCGACATCCCCACGGGGGTCGTGATCGTCGACAGCCCGTGGACCACCGCGTACAACAACTTTGTCTGGGACCCGAAGCGCTACCCGGATCCCGCCGCGATGTCGCGCGGGCTGCACGCGAAAGGAGTCCGCCTCATTCTCTGGCAGGCCGGGATGCTCAACCGCGTGGCCGAGGATGGCCTCGCGCCCGATCCCGATTTCGACCGCGCCCTCGCGCTCGGCTACGTCGTGAACGGCGGCCAGGAGTACAAGTGGTGGAAGGGCATCGGTCGCCACGTGGACTTCACCAACCCGGCCGCCTGCGCGTGGTGGACGCAGCGCATGGCGCAGGCGGCGCAGGTGGGCGTGGACGGTTGGAAGGCCGACCAAGGCGAGGGCGCGTTGCCCGACATCGTCGAGACCTCCCGCGGTCCGCTGCCGCACAAGATCTTCAAGCTCGCGTACTATCACGCCATCCGCGAGGCCGCGCTCCGTCTCAACCGCGACGCCGTGGTGCTGGCGCGGCCGTTCTCGCACCAGGGCGGCTGGGCCGCCGCGATCGCCGACTGCTCCGTCGGCTGGGGCGGCGACTTCAGCGGGGACTGGGCCGGGCTCCAGCTGCAGCTCGACAACATGTATCTCAGCGCCGCGGCCGGCTACGGCGTGCTCGCGGTCGAAGTCGGCGGTTTTTACCGGGCGAAGTCCACCAAGCGGGAACTGATCCGCTACGCGCAGTTCGGCGCGCTCATGCCCGTGATGTGCAACGGCGGCGCCAACGGCGGGCTCGCCGAACACCTGCCTTGGTTCCACGACGAGGAAACCGTCCGCATCTACCGCCGCTTCGCCACGCTCCACCACGAACTCGGCGACTACCTGTTCTCGTGCGCCGTCGACGCGCATCTCCACGGCGGCTCGGTCGTGCAGACGCCCGATATCGCGCGCCGCCAGCACCGGCTCGGACCCGACCTGCAGGTGGGCGTGGTGGCCGACGCCACCGATCGCGCGTCCGTCACGCTCCCGGCCGACGGCGGTCCGTGGATCGATTGGTGGCGGCAAACGGAGATCCATCCCGCGGGGGCAACGATCGCGTCGGTCGTCCCGCTCGACCAGTGTCCGCTCTACGTGCGCGCCGGCGCCGTGCTGCCGATGACGGTGACCTCCGACCTCATGGGCAACGGTGACGCCGCCAGCCGCGGTCGCCGCACGCTGGTGTGTTTCCCGCACGGGAAGTCGGAGCGCCGCCTGCACCTGCCGACGGGCGCGGGGATAGACTACGAGGACGTGACCGTGGCAATGGACGCCTCCGCTGGCACGCTCACGCTCCGCAGCCCGAGCCGCCAGCCGTGGCGCCTGCGGGTGAAGTGCCTAGCGGCGCCGCAGGAGGTCCGGGGCGCGACCACCTGGGCCTATGACCCACGCGGCCAGTGGCTCACCGCCGACGTCGACGCCGCCGACGTCCAGTTGTCGCTCCGCCAGTTTTCGCTGCGCGAAAACTGA
- a CDS encoding glycoside hydrolase family 97 protein, translated as MRLALLAALTLSLLLAPLLRADVEVTSPDGRLRFSLGTDAQGAPVYQVLERDTPRLLPSRLGLVRLGAAPGHSWDAGFKLGAVARRSVDTPWRPTWGERAEVPDHFNEITVDLLRGSESEAQLQLVVRAYDEGIAFRYFFPESSRTSTIEIGAERTEYNLPAGTNAFWTPDAQETYARLPLRDWKRDCHIPVTLALPDGAWLSLAEAGLTNYAQTRLHLAGEDRLVSQLHSSVVETSPWGTPWRVVLVAAQPGQLLEHNYLILNLNPPCEIADTSWIHPGKVMRETTLSTAGAKRLVDFAVEQGIDYLHFDAGWYGYEYTVASDATKVSVDPRRNRRGDLDLPEAIRYAKAHGRRVILYVNHRALERQLDVAFPLYHQWGVDGVKFGFVHTGSHRWVTWLHEAVKKAAQHGLVVDVHDNYRPTGFSRTYPNLLQQEGILGDEGRPDATQSTIYPFTRFIAGAADHTYCWNEKNLNGKTKAHQLALAAINFGPLQYLFWYDRPEQIVNRHELEFWKEMPTTWDDTRVPAGTPGEFIVVARRKGADWFVGAVTNTSARTLTLGFDFLPAGQRFRADIFEDGSDKTVTKRTVEVTRTTTLPINLVPSGGVALRLLPVIAAR; from the coding sequence ATGCGTCTCGCCCTGCTCGCCGCTCTCACGCTCTCCCTGCTCCTGGCCCCCCTCCTGCGCGCCGATGTCGAGGTCACCTCGCCCGACGGCCGCCTCCGCTTCTCCCTGGGCACCGACGCCCAGGGCGCACCCGTGTACCAGGTGCTCGAACGCGACACGCCGCGCCTTCTCCCGTCGCGGCTCGGCCTGGTCCGGCTCGGCGCCGCGCCCGGGCATTCCTGGGATGCCGGGTTCAAGCTGGGCGCCGTGGCCCGGCGCAGCGTCGACACCCCCTGGCGCCCCACCTGGGGCGAACGCGCGGAGGTGCCTGACCATTTCAACGAGATCACCGTCGACCTCCTCCGCGGCAGCGAATCTGAGGCGCAGCTCCAGCTCGTCGTCCGCGCCTACGACGAGGGCATCGCCTTCCGCTACTTTTTCCCCGAGAGCTCGCGCACCTCGACGATCGAGATCGGCGCCGAGCGCACCGAGTACAACCTGCCCGCCGGCACGAACGCGTTTTGGACCCCGGACGCCCAGGAGACTTACGCGCGCCTGCCGCTGCGGGACTGGAAACGCGATTGCCACATCCCCGTCACGCTGGCGCTGCCCGACGGCGCCTGGCTGAGCCTCGCCGAGGCCGGGCTCACCAACTACGCGCAGACCCGCCTCCATCTTGCCGGCGAGGACCGGCTCGTCAGCCAGCTGCACAGCTCCGTGGTTGAAACCTCTCCCTGGGGCACGCCGTGGCGCGTGGTTCTGGTGGCGGCCCAGCCCGGACAGCTGCTCGAGCACAACTACCTCATCCTGAACCTCAATCCGCCCTGCGAAATCGCCGACACCTCCTGGATCCACCCCGGCAAGGTCATGCGCGAGACAACGCTCTCCACCGCCGGCGCGAAGCGGCTCGTGGATTTCGCCGTGGAGCAGGGGATCGACTACCTGCACTTCGACGCGGGCTGGTACGGTTACGAGTACACCGTCGCGTCCGATGCCACCAAGGTGAGCGTCGACCCGCGGCGCAACCGCCGCGGCGACCTCGATCTGCCCGAGGCGATCCGCTACGCCAAGGCCCACGGCCGCCGCGTGATCCTCTACGTCAACCACCGCGCGCTCGAGCGGCAGCTCGACGTGGCGTTTCCGCTCTACCACCAGTGGGGCGTGGACGGCGTGAAGTTCGGCTTCGTGCACACCGGCTCGCACCGCTGGGTCACGTGGCTGCATGAGGCGGTCAAAAAGGCGGCCCAGCACGGCCTGGTCGTCGACGTTCACGACAACTACCGGCCGACCGGATTCAGCCGCACGTACCCGAACCTCCTCCAGCAGGAGGGCATCCTGGGCGACGAGGGCCGGCCCGACGCCACGCAGAGCACGATCTATCCGTTCACGCGCTTCATCGCCGGCGCCGCGGACCACACCTACTGCTGGAACGAGAAAAACCTGAACGGGAAGACCAAGGCGCACCAGCTGGCGCTCGCCGCGATCAACTTCGGCCCGCTGCAGTACCTCTTCTGGTACGATCGGCCCGAGCAGATCGTGAACCGCCACGAACTCGAGTTCTGGAAGGAAATGCCGACAACGTGGGATGACACGCGCGTCCCCGCCGGCACCCCCGGCGAGTTCATCGTCGTCGCGCGGCGCAAGGGAGCCGACTGGTTCGTCGGCGCCGTGACCAACACCAGCGCCCGCACCCTCACGCTCGGCTTCGACTTCCTGCCCGCCGGCCAGCGCTTCCGCGCCGATATCTTCGAGGACGGCTCCGACAAGACCGTGACCAAGCGCACGGTCGAAGTCACCCGCACCACGACCCTCCCAATCAACCTCGTCCCCAGCGGGGGTGTGGCTCTGCGGCTGCTTCCAGTTATCGCTGCGCGATAA
- a CDS encoding DUF4886 domain-containing protein, producing MKTYPPWRALTLVVLLLFASLVDASAKTVRVLAIGNSFSDNATRYLDKIATAAGDTLVIERKQFGSATLEQHWAKVTRFEADPTAKEGRYADGRSLKEALLAQPWDLVTIQQYSRKSHDPKTYEPWARQLHDYIKRHAPQAQVVLHQTWEYRADDPQFHGHAKPGDPTTPDAMYAGLTQAYAACAQALGIKVIPVGDAFHLAAQDPAFGFRPLAQQPAPDIKELPAQPHALHVGWHWGKRPDGSRTLGYDGHHANLAGEYLGGCVWYEFIFGRDVRENTFVPRDLDPEFARFLRGIAHRAVEGVKTNGFGPRRP from the coding sequence ATGAAGACATACCCTCCCTGGCGCGCCCTCACTTTGGTGGTGTTGTTGCTCTTTGCCTCCCTCGTGGACGCGTCGGCCAAGACCGTCCGCGTGCTTGCGATCGGCAACAGCTTCTCCGACAACGCCACCCGCTATCTGGACAAGATCGCGACCGCCGCGGGCGACACGCTGGTGATCGAGCGCAAGCAGTTCGGCAGCGCCACGCTCGAGCAACACTGGGCCAAGGTCACCCGCTTCGAGGCCGATCCCACCGCCAAGGAAGGCCGCTACGCCGACGGTCGCAGCCTCAAGGAGGCCCTTCTCGCGCAGCCGTGGGACCTCGTCACGATCCAGCAGTACAGCCGCAAGAGCCATGACCCGAAGACCTACGAGCCTTGGGCACGGCAGCTCCACGACTATATCAAGCGCCACGCGCCGCAGGCTCAGGTCGTCCTGCACCAGACCTGGGAATATCGCGCCGACGACCCGCAATTCCACGGCCACGCCAAGCCCGGCGATCCGACCACGCCGGACGCGATGTACGCGGGGCTTACCCAGGCTTACGCGGCGTGCGCTCAGGCGCTCGGAATCAAGGTGATTCCCGTTGGCGACGCATTCCATCTGGCGGCGCAGGATCCGGCCTTCGGCTTCCGCCCCCTGGCGCAGCAGCCGGCTCCCGACATCAAGGAACTGCCTGCCCAGCCGCATGCGCTGCACGTGGGCTGGCACTGGGGCAAGCGCCCGGACGGTTCGCGCACCCTTGGCTACGATGGCCACCACGCGAACCTCGCTGGCGAATACCTCGGCGGCTGCGTCTGGTACGAGTTCATCTTCGGTCGCGACGTGCGCGAGAACACCTTCGTGCCGCGTGACCTCGATCCCGAATTCGCCCGGTTCCTCCGCGGCATCGCTCACCGCGCCGTCGAAGGCGTCAAAACCAACGGCTTTGGCCCCCGTCGTCCGTGA
- a CDS encoding metallophosphoesterase family protein — MSPSRIRSFLLCFTLILASGAALSAAPVLTWAGDPATTQAATWRTDATVTQAFAELQPAPDGIVKPAAQRVPARSEDLALEGEPPLRFHTVAFTGLTPDTAYAYRVGDGKTWSEWFQFRTAQAKAAPFTFLFLGDPQVSLREQWSRVWRQAWLTVPDAAFALLTGDLINDGRNDQQWRDWFECVGWVGATRPLILAPGSHEYMSAKLKKDAPRRISPYWRAQFEFPTHGPAGLEETCYFLDYQGVRFVVLNSQEKRTEQIAWLRQVLSGERPRWTVLAFHEPIFSGGRDRDAAHYRAAWKPVIDELGVDLVLTGHDHVYARSSLDSVPTGYPAAHDVVNRTVYVVAVSGTKYYPLSAGPWAVRKAAETSSFQAITVDGDELRYRAWTASGRPFDAFTLKKLPGAARNEIREP; from the coding sequence ATGTCCCCATCCCGAATTCGTTCCTTTCTCCTGTGCTTCACCCTCATCCTCGCGAGCGGCGCGGCGCTGAGCGCGGCGCCGGTGCTCACCTGGGCGGGCGATCCGGCCACCACGCAGGCCGCCACCTGGCGCACCGACGCCACGGTGACGCAGGCCTTCGCCGAGCTGCAGCCGGCGCCGGACGGGATTGTGAAGCCGGCGGCCCAACGCGTCCCGGCGCGCAGCGAGGACCTCGCGCTCGAGGGCGAGCCGCCGCTGCGGTTCCACACCGTGGCCTTCACCGGACTCACCCCCGACACCGCCTACGCGTACCGCGTCGGGGACGGCAAAACCTGGAGCGAGTGGTTCCAGTTCCGCACGGCGCAGGCCAAGGCCGCCCCATTCACCTTCCTCTTTCTCGGCGACCCGCAGGTCAGCCTGCGCGAGCAATGGTCGCGCGTCTGGCGCCAGGCGTGGCTGACGGTGCCGGACGCCGCGTTTGCCCTGCTCACGGGCGATCTCATCAACGACGGCCGCAACGACCAGCAGTGGCGCGACTGGTTCGAGTGTGTGGGCTGGGTCGGGGCGACGCGCCCCCTGATCCTCGCTCCGGGCAGCCATGAATACATGTCGGCGAAGTTGAAGAAGGACGCCCCGCGGCGGATATCTCCGTACTGGCGCGCGCAATTCGAGTTTCCGACGCACGGCCCGGCCGGGCTGGAGGAGACGTGTTACTTCCTCGACTACCAGGGCGTGCGCTTCGTCGTGCTCAACTCCCAGGAAAAACGCACCGAGCAAATTGCCTGGCTGCGGCAGGTGCTTTCCGGCGAAAGGCCGCGGTGGACGGTCCTGGCGTTTCACGAGCCGATCTTCTCCGGCGGGCGCGACCGCGATGCGGCGCACTACCGCGCCGCGTGGAAGCCGGTTATCGACGAGCTGGGCGTCGACCTGGTGCTCACCGGCCACGACCACGTCTACGCGCGCAGCAGCCTCGACAGCGTGCCGACGGGGTATCCGGCCGCGCACGACGTGGTGAACCGGACGGTGTATGTCGTGGCGGTGAGCGGCACGAAGTACTATCCGCTGAGCGCCGGCCCCTGGGCTGTCCGCAAGGCGGCCGAGACCTCCAGCTTCCAGGCGATCACGGTGGACGGCGACGAGCTGCGTTACCGGGCCTGGACGGCGTCCGGCCGGCCCTTCGACGCCTTCACGCTGAAGAAGCTCCCCGGCGCCGCACGGAACGAGATCCGCGAGCCGTGA
- a CDS encoding alpha-galactosidase, with product MSAGDLSRRELLTGLGCLATATLAAGASPSGVERDPAPPQGDRPPAAEPEILTRFSLREQHVRLTQVLLQDQSDNHNELVQTREWLLHPAEKLELSGNLFVLEHVLTGRGRVLLKLEPLPHARPQRPAADLRVLPRGDTGFDVTLFGGSGLGQPAAESFVDLAYEDGVVGRTRALQQFQRSRRPAHPEHRTPRFYSNTWGDRSRDTRINAAFIAQEIEAAARLGVEVVQIDDGWQSGISSNSARSAGKGVWEGFWASRPDYWVPDPAKFPQGLKPLVDQAARHGLKLGLWFAADSVHEFANWEKDAACLVAFHRELGIQHFKIDSVYAPTALAHANLRRFFHRVLADTQGAVVFDLDVTASLRPGYFGLLGTGPLFVENRYTDWHRYWPHQTLRNLWQLAWWVDPARLRMEFLNPARNTEKYPDDPLAPARHAPAALFAAIFCSNPLGWFECSSLPPGFIEEVAPLVRTWKTVRDALFAGTIVPLGGAPDGVAWTGFASLAADGRSALVLAFRELNPSASNRLAVPGLSAAAGPTAERLAGTGAATWRDGALDLQIDHPLGWSLWRLRG from the coding sequence GTGAGCGCCGGCGACCTTTCCCGCCGCGAGCTTCTCACCGGCCTCGGCTGTCTCGCCACGGCGACGCTCGCCGCGGGCGCGTCGCCGTCCGGTGTCGAACGCGACCCGGCGCCCCCCCAGGGCGACCGGCCGCCCGCGGCGGAGCCCGAAATTCTCACCCGTTTCTCGCTCCGCGAGCAGCACGTCCGCCTGACGCAGGTTCTCCTGCAGGACCAGTCCGACAACCACAACGAGCTGGTGCAGACGCGTGAGTGGCTGCTGCACCCCGCCGAGAAACTCGAGCTGTCCGGCAACCTCTTCGTCCTCGAGCATGTGCTCACGGGCCGCGGACGCGTCCTGCTGAAACTCGAGCCTCTCCCGCACGCGCGGCCCCAGCGGCCGGCCGCCGACCTGCGCGTCCTGCCGCGTGGCGACACCGGGTTTGACGTCACGCTCTTCGGCGGTTCCGGACTCGGCCAGCCCGCGGCCGAGTCGTTCGTCGACCTGGCCTACGAGGATGGGGTGGTGGGCCGCACGCGCGCCCTCCAGCAGTTCCAGCGGAGCCGGCGTCCCGCCCATCCCGAGCACCGCACGCCGCGCTTCTACAGCAACACCTGGGGCGACCGGTCGCGCGACACGCGCATCAACGCCGCCTTCATCGCCCAGGAGATCGAGGCCGCCGCCCGGCTCGGCGTCGAGGTCGTGCAGATCGACGACGGCTGGCAGTCCGGCATCAGCTCCAACTCGGCCCGCTCCGCCGGCAAGGGGGTGTGGGAGGGTTTCTGGGCGTCGCGACCCGACTACTGGGTGCCGGACCCGGCCAAGTTTCCCCAGGGCCTCAAGCCGCTGGTTGACCAGGCCGCGCGCCATGGCCTGAAGCTTGGACTTTGGTTCGCCGCCGACTCCGTGCACGAGTTCGCCAACTGGGAGAAGGACGCGGCCTGCCTGGTCGCCTTCCACCGCGAGCTTGGCATCCAGCACTTCAAGATCGATAGCGTGTACGCGCCGACCGCCCTGGCGCACGCCAACCTGCGCCGCTTCTTCCATCGCGTGCTCGCCGATACGCAGGGCGCGGTCGTGTTCGACCTCGACGTCACGGCGTCGCTCCGTCCCGGCTACTTCGGGCTGCTGGGCACCGGCCCGCTCTTCGTCGAGAACCGCTACACCGACTGGCATCGCTATTGGCCGCACCAGACGCTGCGCAACCTCTGGCAGCTCGCGTGGTGGGTCGACCCCGCCCGGCTGCGCATGGAGTTCCTCAATCCCGCGCGCAACACCGAGAAATATCCCGACGATCCGCTCGCGCCCGCCCGCCACGCGCCGGCCGCCCTTTTTGCCGCCATCTTCTGCTCCAACCCGCTCGGTTGGTTCGAATGCTCGAGCCTGCCTCCCGGCTTTATCGAGGAGGTGGCGCCGCTCGTGCGCACGTGGAAGACGGTCCGCGACGCGTTGTTCGCCGGCACGATTGTGCCGCTCGGCGGTGCGCCCGACGGGGTGGCCTGGACCGGCTTCGCCTCGCTTGCCGCCGACGGCCGCTCTGCGCTCGTCCTCGCCTTCCGGGAGCTGAACCCATCCGCCAGCAACCGCCTGGCCGTACCCGGCCTGTCTGCCGCTGCCGGCCCCACCGCCGAACGTCTCGCCGGCACCGGCGCGGCGACTTGGCGCGACGGCGCGCTGGACCTCCAAATCGACCACCCCCTCGGCTGGTCGCTCTGGCGGCTTCGTGGCTAA
- a CDS encoding GxxExxY protein encodes MNPAPINSLCDVVRETAYAIHRYHRSGHLEKIYENALAHRLRRRGVVVAQQHPLPVLDEDGTPLGDYFADLLVDQRLIVELKAVRAIADEHVAQLLGYLRSSRMETGLLINFGAPVLYVKKFVLNRV; translated from the coding sequence ATGAACCCTGCCCCAATCAATTCACTCTGCGATGTGGTCCGCGAGACGGCGTATGCGATTCACCGGTACCACCGCAGCGGCCACCTCGAGAAGATCTATGAAAACGCCTTGGCGCACCGACTCCGCCGGCGAGGCGTCGTGGTTGCGCAACAACACCCGCTCCCGGTTCTGGATGAGGACGGCACGCCGCTGGGTGACTACTTCGCCGATCTCCTGGTCGACCAACGGCTCATTGTGGAACTGAAGGCGGTGCGGGCGATTGCCGACGAGCATGTGGCCCAACTGCTCGGTTATCTCCGGTCGTCACGCATGGAAACGGGGCTGCTGATCAACTTTGGGGCGCCGGTTCTCTACGTGAAGAAGTTCGTCCTGAATCGGGTATAG
- a CDS encoding MBOAT family O-acyltransferase, with protein sequence MIFTTYWFLAFIGLALPLYWLVRRPGLRLAVLLVACTVFHARFAGAAGMLPILVLCATTYLAGLSRRRGVLLVGMALPILALVFYKYTSFLSQQVLAALNPAWGAALEQALGSRLPDTPPLGVSFFVFEFVHYLYDVWHGHPSIRHPARFWAFTFFFPSLVAGPIKRYRDFLPALSAGLQQVTLDDLKYGLWRIAQGYVKKVVLADNLTGAIDYWYPHFTELTLPQRWLFLAALSFRILFDFSGYSDIAIGLARLMGIRLPENFRWPYLARNLREFWQRWHISLSSWIRDYIYIPLGGSRHGVFRRSINVIIALALCGLWHGPAWNFVLWGVWHGVGLQVCTFYPTALGPVGGALQRGFARLPILAWAVTFVFVALSRLIFFYPVPECFRLMRLLVVAQ encoded by the coding sequence ATGATCTTCACCACCTACTGGTTCCTCGCCTTCATCGGCCTTGCGCTGCCGCTGTACTGGCTCGTGCGCCGGCCGGGCCTCCGCCTCGCCGTCCTCCTCGTCGCCTGCACCGTCTTCCACGCCCGGTTCGCCGGCGCCGCCGGCATGCTGCCGATCCTCGTCCTCTGCGCGACGACGTACCTCGCCGGCCTCTCCCGCCGCCGCGGCGTGCTCCTCGTCGGCATGGCCCTGCCGATCCTCGCCCTCGTCTTCTATAAATACACCTCGTTCCTCTCGCAGCAGGTTCTCGCCGCCCTCAACCCCGCCTGGGGCGCCGCCCTCGAGCAGGCCCTCGGCTCCCGGCTCCCCGACACCCCGCCGCTCGGCGTCAGCTTCTTCGTCTTCGAATTCGTCCACTACCTCTACGACGTCTGGCACGGACACCCCTCCATCCGCCACCCGGCCCGCTTCTGGGCCTTCACCTTCTTCTTCCCGTCGCTCGTCGCCGGCCCGATCAAGCGCTACCGCGACTTCCTCCCGGCGCTCAGCGCTGGGCTCCAGCAGGTCACGCTTGACGACCTCAAGTACGGGCTCTGGCGCATCGCGCAGGGCTACGTGAAGAAGGTGGTCCTGGCCGACAACCTCACCGGCGCGATTGACTACTGGTATCCCCATTTTACCGAGCTGACGCTGCCGCAGCGCTGGCTCTTCCTCGCGGCGCTTTCCTTCCGGATCCTTTTCGATTTCAGCGGCTATAGTGACATCGCCATCGGCCTCGCGCGGCTCATGGGCATCCGCCTGCCGGAAAACTTCCGCTGGCCGTACCTCGCCCGCAACCTGCGCGAGTTCTGGCAACGCTGGCACATCTCGCTCAGCTCCTGGATCCGCGACTATATCTATATCCCGCTCGGCGGCAGCCGGCACGGCGTCTTCCGCCGCAGCATCAACGTCATCATCGCCCTCGCGCTCTGCGGCCTCTGGCATGGCCCGGCCTGGAACTTCGTCCTCTGGGGCGTGTGGCACGGCGTGGGCCTGCAGGTCTGCACGTTCTACCCGACCGCCCTCGGACCCGTCGGCGGCGCGCTCCAGCGCGGCTTCGCTCGGCTGCCGATCCTGGCGTGGGCGGTCACGTTCGTCTTCGTGGCGCTCAGCCGGCTCATCTTCTTCTACCCGGTGCCCGAGTGCTTCCGCCTCATGCGCCTGCTCGTCGTCGCCCAATGA
- a CDS encoding alpha-L-fucosidase, with product MKTIARFLALLAALLPLVTAAAESTAASDRVAWFREARYGMFIHWGVYSVPAGSYRGEPVDQGYHGENINPLGEWIMHAAKIPVAEYAAFAPQFNPVHFDADAWVRLAKDAGMKYIVITSKHHDGFAMFKSAASSFNIVDATPFKRDPLKELAAACAKHGIRLGFYYSQAQDWHHAGGAAYPRKGPHFGGNPALGHWDPAQDGSFDDYIDRIAVPQVRELLSNYGPVSILWWDTPVGIELKHAEKLAEVLKLQPQIVTNNRLYNPQQLEHFAGDTSTPEQQIPATGLGDRLFEVCMTMNNTWGYKAQDQNWKPASDITRKLIDIASKGGNFLLNVGPNSLGEIPAPSVERLRESGAWVRANSEAIHGTTASLFRRLPWGRSTTRGHTLYLHVFDWPTGGTLFVPGLLSTPQRAELLVSHRKLAAQAGAEGLTLTVPAAAPDAVATVIKLEFAAAPKVVDLLPQPDAQGVIELPASLAAIVNAYASNARMLGAGADAHIGAWTHPGTTVNWEFRTAGAGQFKVEAELALAAPATLRCECDGKRAEVKLEATGGLETYRTVTLGTVNVTAAGDHTLNLVSAKPWSEARLRRVRLVSAKW from the coding sequence ATGAAAACCATCGCCCGCTTTCTGGCCCTCCTGGCGGCCTTGCTGCCTCTGGTTACTGCAGCCGCCGAGTCCACGGCGGCCTCCGACCGCGTCGCGTGGTTCCGCGAGGCGCGGTACGGCATGTTCATCCACTGGGGCGTGTACTCCGTCCCTGCGGGCTCCTATCGCGGCGAGCCGGTCGACCAGGGCTACCACGGCGAGAACATCAACCCCCTCGGCGAGTGGATCATGCACGCGGCGAAGATCCCCGTGGCCGAGTACGCCGCCTTCGCCCCGCAGTTCAACCCGGTGCACTTCGACGCCGACGCATGGGTGCGCCTGGCGAAGGACGCCGGCATGAAGTACATCGTCATCACCTCGAAGCACCACGACGGCTTCGCGATGTTCAAGAGCGCCGCCTCCTCGTTCAACATCGTCGATGCCACGCCCTTCAAACGTGACCCGCTCAAGGAACTCGCGGCCGCCTGCGCCAAGCACGGCATCCGCCTCGGCTTCTACTACTCGCAGGCGCAGGACTGGCACCACGCCGGCGGCGCCGCGTACCCGCGCAAGGGCCCGCACTTCGGTGGCAACCCCGCCCTCGGACACTGGGATCCGGCGCAGGACGGCAGCTTCGATGACTATATCGACCGCATCGCCGTCCCGCAGGTGCGCGAGCTGCTCTCCAACTACGGTCCGGTGTCCATTTTATGGTGGGACACCCCCGTCGGCATCGAGCTGAAGCACGCCGAGAAACTCGCGGAGGTCCTCAAGTTGCAGCCGCAGATCGTGACCAACAACCGGCTCTACAACCCGCAGCAGCTCGAGCATTTCGCGGGCGACACCAGCACGCCCGAGCAGCAGATCCCCGCCACCGGGTTGGGCGACCGGCTCTTCGAGGTCTGCATGACCATGAACAACACCTGGGGCTACAAGGCCCAGGACCAGAACTGGAAGCCGGCGTCGGACATCACCCGCAAGCTCATCGATATCGCCAGCAAGGGCGGCAATTTCCTGCTCAACGTCGGCCCGAATTCCCTGGGCGAGATCCCGGCGCCGAGCGTCGAACGGCTGCGCGAGTCCGGCGCCTGGGTGCGCGCCAACAGCGAGGCCATCCACGGCACCACCGCCAGCCTCTTCCGCCGCCTCCCCTGGGGCCGTAGCACCACGCGCGGCCACACGCTCTACCTGCACGTCTTCGACTGGCCGACCGGCGGAACCCTCTTTGTCCCCGGTCTGCTTTCGACGCCGCAGCGGGCCGAGTTGCTGGTCTCGCATCGGAAGCTGGCCGCCCAGGCCGGCGCCGAGGGCCTCACGCTGACCGTGCCCGCCGCCGCCCCCGATGCCGTGGCGACCGTCATCAAGCTCGAGTTCGCTGCCGCGCCGAAAGTCGTCGACCTGCTGCCGCAGCCCGACGCGCAGGGCGTCATCGAGCTGCCTGCTTCGCTCGCCGCAATCGTCAATGCCTACGCCAGCAACGCCCGGATGCTGGGCGCCGGAGCCGACGCGCATATCGGCGCGTGGACGCATCCCGGGACCACGGTGAACTGGGAGTTCCGCACGGCCGGGGCCGGCCAGTTCAAGGTCGAGGCCGAGCTCGCGCTTGCCGCGCCCGCGACGCTCCGCTGCGAGTGCGATGGCAAGCGCGCCGAGGTGAAACTCGAAGCGACCGGCGGCCTGGAAACGTACCGCACCGTCACGCTCGGCACGGTCAACGTGACCGCCGCCGGCGACCACACGCTGAACCTCGTCTCCGCCAAGCCCTGGTCCGAGGCCCGCCTCCGCCGCGTCCGGCTCGTGAGCGCGAAGTGGTGA